One Vibrio penaeicida DNA segment encodes these proteins:
- a CDS encoding methyl-accepting chemotaxis protein, with product MSLSNTAVESLEYWLVSHKDVVDAAATVNSLEEAIVALPQAKKAGRFDEVFFAQMNGDVYLAGTSTPYPEFDARGRDWFKQASNQRKTVVSKPYVGAQQGHTMLTISTPVYANGQMIGILGADLKLGSIQKNLNSYQVGDNAFAMMLNEGGTILSHPQESLLMTPFNRYAPKLSNTAIRSASDENRIEISIRGGKEKLLYFASVPNSDWIFALEMDRATEEANHDALLKQLIFTGIIVALIVLFVIWWMVSFQLKGLTQVSKALEEISEGDGDLTQRITIQSNDEVGKLAANFNRFTEKMHLLVSNIHNYSTQLSSQADITSRHANENAHRIDHQQQEINMVATAVTEMSSATQEIASNAENTAREGAATVEISNQGEREVLNSQESILSLASDISDATSVIQELEMHAQEISGILSTIQEIAEQTNLLALNAAIEAARAGEQGRGFAVVADEVRVLSQRTHDATGEINRNIDTLQSTTQRAVSSMQISQNNAEKAVTDARIASESLQRITQSANMINDMASQIAAAAEEQSLVTEEITRNTNEVKDVSQALAEQAQDASAQASELNSISGELYQEVSRFKL from the coding sequence ATAAGCTTATCGAATACCGCTGTCGAATCTCTGGAATACTGGCTGGTGTCTCACAAGGATGTAGTGGATGCCGCCGCTACTGTTAATTCGCTAGAAGAAGCCATTGTGGCATTACCTCAAGCGAAAAAAGCAGGCAGATTCGATGAAGTATTTTTCGCGCAAATGAACGGCGACGTTTATCTTGCAGGCACATCTACTCCCTACCCTGAGTTTGATGCTCGCGGTCGCGACTGGTTTAAGCAAGCTTCTAACCAACGTAAAACCGTGGTATCAAAACCGTATGTTGGTGCCCAACAAGGTCACACCATGCTAACGATATCGACTCCGGTGTACGCTAACGGTCAAATGATTGGTATCTTGGGTGCGGACCTTAAGCTGGGGTCGATTCAAAAAAACCTCAACAGCTACCAAGTAGGCGACAATGCGTTCGCTATGATGCTTAATGAAGGGGGAACCATCTTATCTCACCCTCAAGAGTCGTTACTGATGACGCCTTTTAACCGCTACGCTCCAAAACTCTCTAACACTGCGATTCGTTCTGCATCGGATGAGAACCGAATTGAGATATCGATTCGCGGCGGTAAAGAGAAACTTCTTTACTTTGCTTCAGTACCGAACAGCGACTGGATTTTTGCATTGGAAATGGACCGTGCAACGGAAGAAGCCAACCACGACGCTCTTCTTAAACAATTGATTTTTACTGGCATCATAGTCGCGTTGATCGTACTTTTCGTTATCTGGTGGATGGTTTCTTTCCAGCTGAAAGGGCTTACTCAAGTCAGTAAAGCGCTGGAAGAGATCTCAGAGGGTGATGGGGACCTAACGCAACGAATTACCATTCAATCGAACGACGAAGTTGGCAAGCTTGCTGCAAACTTCAATCGATTTACAGAAAAAATGCATTTGCTCGTATCGAACATTCACAACTATTCAACTCAATTATCGAGCCAAGCCGATATCACTTCTCGACACGCCAATGAGAATGCCCATCGCATCGACCACCAGCAACAAGAAATCAATATGGTGGCAACGGCAGTAACCGAGATGTCAAGCGCTACTCAAGAAATCGCCAGCAATGCAGAAAACACAGCCAGAGAAGGGGCTGCAACGGTTGAGATCTCTAATCAAGGTGAACGTGAGGTACTCAATAGCCAAGAGTCTATTCTTTCTCTTGCCTCAGACATCAGCGATGCCACTTCTGTTATCCAAGAGCTTGAAATGCATGCTCAGGAAATCAGTGGCATTTTGTCGACGATTCAGGAAATCGCAGAGCAAACCAATCTATTGGCATTGAATGCAGCTATCGAGGCGGCGCGTGCCGGTGAGCAAGGTCGCGGGTTTGCGGTAGTTGCAGACGAAGTTCGAGTCTTAAGCCAACGAACGCATGATGCGACAGGCGAAATCAACCGCAATATTGATACGCTTCAAAGTACGACTCAGCGTGCAGTGTCTTCTATGCAAATCAGCCAGAATAATGCAGAGAAAGCTGTCACTGACGCTCGTATTGCATCAGAAAGCCTTCAGCGAATTACTCAGTCCGCCAATATGATCAACGACATGGCAAGCCAAATTGCGGCAGCAGCAGAAGAGCAATCTTTGGTGACAGAAGAAATTACTCGTAACACCAACGAAGTAAAAGACGTTTCTCAGGCTCTTGCGGAGCAAGCGCAAGACGCAAGTGCACAAGCTTCAGAGCTGAACAGTATTTCTGGTGAACTCTACCAAGAAGTGTCTCGATTCAAGCTTTAG
- the kdsA gene encoding 3-deoxy-8-phosphooctulonate synthase: MEQKTVKIGELDVANDKPFTLFAGMNVLESRDLAMQICEHYVKVTEKLGIPYVFKASFDKANRSSINSYRGPGMEEGLKIFQELKETFGVKIITDIHTEAQAQPVSDVVDVIQLPAFLARQTDLVEAMAKTGAVINVKKPQFMSPAQVGNIVDKFAECGNEQIILCERGACHGYDNLVVDMLGFGVMKKASNGSPIIFDVTHALQMRDPSGAASGGRREQTVELAKAGLATSIAGLFIEAHPNPDKALCDGPSALPLDKLEPFLAQMKSLDDLIKSFEPIEIN; encoded by the coding sequence ATGGAACAGAAAACCGTCAAAATTGGCGAACTGGATGTCGCTAACGACAAGCCATTTACACTTTTTGCGGGCATGAATGTCCTTGAATCACGCGATCTTGCTATGCAGATCTGTGAGCATTACGTAAAGGTGACAGAGAAGCTGGGTATCCCTTATGTATTCAAAGCGTCTTTTGATAAAGCAAACCGCTCCTCAATCAATTCATACCGTGGTCCTGGTATGGAGGAAGGTTTAAAAATTTTCCAAGAGTTGAAAGAGACTTTTGGTGTCAAAATTATTACCGATATCCACACAGAAGCGCAGGCACAACCCGTTTCTGACGTCGTGGATGTTATCCAACTTCCTGCTTTCTTGGCTCGTCAAACCGATTTGGTTGAAGCGATGGCCAAGACCGGTGCTGTTATTAACGTGAAAAAACCTCAATTTATGAGCCCTGCTCAGGTGGGGAATATCGTTGATAAGTTCGCGGAATGTGGCAACGAACAAATCATTTTATGTGAGCGTGGAGCTTGCCACGGTTACGATAACCTTGTGGTAGACATGCTTGGCTTTGGCGTGATGAAAAAGGCGTCTAATGGTAGCCCTATCATCTTTGATGTGACCCACGCGCTACAAATGCGTGACCCATCGGGTGCCGCATCTGGTGGACGCCGTGAGCAGACTGTTGAACTTGCGAAAGCGGGTCTAGCGACGAGCATTGCAGGTTTGTTTATTGAAGCGCACCCTAATCCAGATAAAGCGCTATGTGATGGCCCATCTGCGTTGCCTCTTGATAAGTTGGAACCTTTCTTAGCTCAAATGAAATCTTTGGATGATTTGATTAAAAGCTTCGAACCTATTGAGATTAACTAG
- a CDS encoding SirB1 family protein — MFDLFDEDLDDMTLVEGALALNEAIDPDTNVHWANAELERLLKEAELELSHEVNEQARFEAFLRLFYCQWQFEGDSEAYFASENAFMDKVLERRKGIPVSLGSLLLYFGQKLGFPVEGVTFPTQFLVKVMWPDETATYINPFNGEYVSEQTLRAWLIGHDGPLAKLKPEHLASADNPTVIGRWLALIKSAMLREERYTLALNCTDLALTFVPDDPYEIRDRGFIYQQLDCHQIAATDYQFFIDQCPDDPGAELLKAQVSTMSETQITIH; from the coding sequence ATGTTTGATCTGTTCGACGAAGACTTAGATGACATGACATTGGTTGAAGGGGCTTTAGCGCTAAATGAGGCGATTGATCCTGATACGAATGTACATTGGGCGAATGCAGAGCTTGAGCGTCTGTTAAAAGAAGCCGAGCTAGAATTGAGCCACGAAGTGAATGAGCAAGCAAGGTTTGAGGCTTTCTTGCGCCTTTTTTATTGCCAGTGGCAATTTGAAGGCGACAGTGAAGCTTACTTTGCAAGTGAAAATGCTTTTATGGACAAAGTGCTTGAGCGACGCAAAGGCATCCCTGTTAGCTTGGGTTCGCTTTTACTCTATTTTGGTCAAAAGCTGGGCTTTCCTGTAGAAGGGGTAACCTTTCCGACTCAGTTTCTTGTCAAGGTGATGTGGCCTGATGAAACAGCGACATACATCAACCCATTCAATGGGGAATACGTCAGTGAGCAAACACTGCGTGCATGGCTAATTGGTCATGATGGACCATTGGCTAAATTGAAGCCAGAGCATTTGGCTTCAGCGGACAATCCGACGGTGATTGGGCGTTGGCTTGCGTTAATTAAATCTGCGATGTTGCGTGAAGAGCGATACACTTTAGCGCTGAATTGCACGGATTTAGCATTGACGTTTGTTCCTGATGACCCTTATGAAATCCGCGATCGTGGGTTTATATATCAGCAACTCGATTGCCATCAAATTGCAGCAACGGATTATCAATTTTTTATAGATCAATGCCCTGATGATCCGGGTGCAGAACTCCTTAAAGCTCAGGTGAGTACCATGAGCGAAACTCAAATTACTATTCATTAG
- a CDS encoding SirB2 family protein yields MYIALKHFHMLTIAISVLLFVLRYALMVAKSPVLENKFLKISPHINDTLLLLSGVGLVAITGFVPFTPAGLWLTEKITCVLAYIALGFFALKLGKNQLLRAFAFFGALGWLAMAGKLAVTKVPVLLG; encoded by the coding sequence ATGTATATAGCGCTAAAACATTTCCACATGCTTACGATTGCGATCAGTGTATTGCTGTTTGTTCTTCGGTATGCATTGATGGTGGCTAAATCGCCAGTATTAGAAAATAAATTTCTCAAAATATCACCTCACATTAACGACACACTTTTGTTGTTGTCTGGTGTGGGATTGGTTGCTATCACGGGCTTTGTACCGTTTACACCAGCAGGGCTTTGGTTAACTGAAAAGATAACTTGTGTGCTGGCTTACATTGCCCTTGGATTTTTTGCATTAAAATTAGGTAAGAACCAATTGTTACGAGCGTTTGCCTTTTTTGGTGCGCTAGGATGGTTGGCTATGGCAGGGAAACTTGCTGTTACGAAAGTACCGGTATTGTTAGGTTAA
- the prmC gene encoding peptide chain release factor N(5)-glutamine methyltransferase yields the protein MPASIEATLKAATEQLIASGSDSPSLDAAVLLCHALDKPRSYLLTWPERAMTTEQNTTFLSLLERRLAGEPVAYIVGEREFWSLPLKVSPSTLIPRPDTERLVELALDKMSGVTGEVLDLGTGTGAIALAIASELPSVQVTGVDIRIEAQKLATENATRLTIRNASFLQGSWFSPITEGTKFACIVSNPPYIDACDPHLEKGDVRFEPMSALVAEEKGMADLSYIADNARSYLSEDGWLLMEHGFEQGLLVRDVLTSLGYVDVVTEQDYTGNDRVTLGRFQS from the coding sequence ATGCCTGCAAGTATTGAAGCCACTTTAAAAGCGGCAACAGAACAATTGATAGCCAGCGGCAGTGATTCGCCGTCGCTGGACGCGGCTGTATTGCTTTGCCACGCACTGGATAAACCGAGAAGCTACCTGCTGACTTGGCCTGAGCGAGCAATGACGACCGAACAGAATACAACGTTTCTCTCTCTCTTAGAAAGACGTTTGGCCGGAGAGCCCGTCGCCTACATTGTAGGTGAAAGAGAATTCTGGTCGTTGCCGTTAAAGGTGTCACCATCAACATTGATCCCTCGACCCGACACTGAACGCCTAGTTGAACTGGCGTTGGATAAGATGTCTGGCGTTACAGGAGAAGTGCTTGATTTGGGAACTGGGACGGGTGCCATTGCATTGGCGATAGCCAGTGAATTGCCCTCGGTACAGGTCACAGGCGTCGACATTCGTATTGAAGCTCAAAAACTGGCTACAGAGAACGCAACGCGTTTAACTATACGAAATGCTTCATTTTTACAAGGAAGTTGGTTTTCCCCTATTACTGAGGGAACGAAATTTGCTTGTATCGTAAGTAATCCACCCTATATTGACGCTTGCGACCCACACCTTGAGAAAGGTGATGTTCGATTTGAGCCGATGAGTGCGCTTGTTGCAGAAGAGAAAGGAATGGCGGATCTGAGCTACATAGCTGATAACGCACGTTCTTATCTTTCTGAAGACGGTTGGCTTTTAATGGAGCACGGCTTTGAGCAAGGCTTGCTAGTGCGAGATGTTTTAACGTCACTAGGGTATGTCGATGTAGTGACAGAACAAGATTACACCGGAAACGACAGAGTGACGCTGGGTCGCTTTCAGTCTTGA
- the prfA gene encoding peptide chain release factor 1: protein MKPSILTKLQTLVERYEEVQHLLGDPDIIGDQNKFRALSKEYSQLEEVTKCFQSYQQAQEDLEAAEEMAKEDDAEMREMAQEEIKEAKASIENLADELQILLLPKDPNDDRNCFLEIRAGAGGDEAGIFAGDLFRMYSKYAEKRGWRVEVVNSNESEHGGYKEMIAKVVGEGVYGVLKFESGGHRVQRVPETESQGRVHTSACTVAIMAEIPEAEIPEIKASDLKIDTFRASGAGGQHVNTTDSAIRITHLPTGTVVECQDERSQHKNKAKAMSVLAARITQAEEAKRAEEVSTTRRNLLGSGDRSDRIRTYNYPQGRVSDHRINLTVYRLNEVMEGDLQSLVDPVIQEHQADQLAALADQN, encoded by the coding sequence ATGAAACCTTCTATTTTGACCAAGCTTCAAACGCTGGTAGAGCGTTATGAAGAAGTCCAGCATTTGCTTGGCGATCCAGACATCATTGGCGACCAAAACAAGTTCCGCGCCCTTTCGAAAGAATACTCTCAGTTGGAAGAAGTCACGAAATGCTTCCAATCTTATCAGCAAGCGCAAGAAGATCTTGAGGCTGCAGAAGAGATGGCGAAAGAAGACGATGCCGAAATGCGTGAAATGGCTCAAGAAGAAATCAAAGAAGCAAAAGCGTCCATTGAAAATTTAGCGGACGAGCTTCAGATTCTTTTACTGCCTAAAGATCCTAATGATGACCGTAACTGCTTCCTAGAAATCCGAGCGGGTGCAGGTGGCGATGAAGCGGGAATTTTTGCGGGTGACTTGTTCCGCATGTACAGCAAATATGCTGAGAAACGTGGTTGGCGAGTTGAAGTTGTGAACTCCAATGAATCGGAACACGGCGGTTACAAAGAGATGATTGCGAAAGTGGTCGGTGAAGGGGTTTATGGCGTATTGAAATTTGAATCTGGTGGTCACCGTGTTCAGCGCGTACCAGAAACAGAATCTCAAGGTCGCGTACACACTTCAGCTTGTACTGTTGCCATTATGGCGGAGATCCCAGAAGCAGAAATTCCAGAAATCAAAGCATCGGATCTGAAAATCGATACCTTCCGAGCGTCGGGCGCAGGTGGTCAGCACGTTAACACCACTGACTCAGCCATCCGAATTACTCACTTGCCTACAGGTACAGTGGTTGAGTGTCAAGATGAGCGTTCACAGCACAAGAACAAAGCGAAAGCGATGTCGGTTCTGGCTGCGCGAATTACCCAAGCTGAAGAAGCCAAGCGAGCAGAAGAAGTGTCAACAACTCGACGCAACCTATTAGGTTCTGGCGACCGAAGTGATCGAATTCGTACCTACAACTACCCTCAAGGTCGTGTTTCTGATCATCGTATCAATCTAACGGTGTACCGTTTGAACGAGGTGATGGAAGGCGATCTACAAAGCTTGGTTGATCCCGTGATTCAAGAGCATCAAGCGGATCAACTAGCGGCATTAGCAGATCAAAACTAA
- the hemA gene encoding glutamyl-tRNA reductase, which translates to MSLLVIGINHNTASVELREKIAFSPDKLTQALSDIANNSSINGGVILSTCNRTEIYCDVKNAGKGQIIDWLTDFHGIHSTDLMPSLYIHEEQSAIKHLMRVACGLDSLVLGEPQILGQVKQAFSDARDSKAVDATMEKLFQKAFSVAKRVRTETEIGGNAVSVAYAACTLAKHIFESIEETTVLLVGAGETIELVAKHLDGHGCKKMIVANRTRERAQTLAEDFCASVISLPEIPDHLPKADIVISSTASPLPIIGKGMVETALKARRHQPILIVDIAVPRDVEAQVSELDDAYLYTVDDLQSIVDKNIEQRKVEAIQAEAIVAEESAGFMTWLRSLQAVDSIRDYRESANGIREELLSRSLQSLSSGGDPEKILIELSNKLTNKLIHAPTRALQSAAEQGEPAKLTVIRQSLGLEDS; encoded by the coding sequence ATGTCTTTGCTTGTCATTGGTATCAATCACAATACGGCGTCGGTCGAATTGCGAGAAAAAATTGCATTTTCTCCAGACAAGCTGACCCAAGCACTATCTGATATTGCCAATAATTCAAGTATTAACGGTGGAGTGATCCTTTCAACCTGCAATCGCACAGAAATATATTGTGACGTCAAAAATGCAGGAAAAGGTCAGATAATCGATTGGTTGACTGATTTTCACGGTATCCATTCAACCGATTTAATGCCCAGCCTGTATATCCATGAAGAACAATCTGCCATCAAACATTTGATGAGAGTGGCTTGTGGGTTAGATTCCTTGGTGTTGGGTGAACCCCAAATTTTAGGTCAGGTTAAGCAGGCGTTTTCGGATGCTCGTGATAGTAAGGCCGTTGACGCTACAATGGAGAAGCTTTTTCAGAAAGCGTTTTCTGTTGCTAAGCGTGTTCGAACTGAAACTGAGATTGGTGGTAATGCGGTGTCTGTAGCTTACGCTGCATGCACACTAGCAAAACACATTTTCGAATCGATTGAAGAGACAACAGTATTGTTGGTCGGTGCAGGTGAAACCATAGAGTTGGTTGCCAAACACCTTGATGGTCATGGCTGTAAAAAAATGATTGTCGCGAACCGTACTCGTGAAAGAGCACAAACACTGGCGGAAGATTTTTGTGCGTCAGTGATTAGTTTGCCGGAAATACCTGATCATTTGCCAAAAGCTGATATTGTTATCAGTTCCACAGCAAGTCCGTTGCCGATCATAGGGAAAGGAATGGTAGAAACGGCTTTAAAAGCCCGCAGGCATCAACCGATATTAATTGTTGATATTGCGGTGCCTAGAGATGTAGAAGCACAAGTTTCTGAACTGGACGATGCCTATTTATATACAGTGGATGATCTTCAATCCATCGTTGATAAGAATATAGAGCAAAGAAAAGTCGAAGCCATACAAGCGGAAGCCATTGTGGCAGAAGAAAGTGCTGGGTTTATGACTTGGCTTCGTTCTCTGCAAGCGGTAGATAGTATTAGAGACTACCGCGAATCTGCGAATGGTATCCGTGAAGAGCTGCTTTCTAGAAGTTTGCAATCGCTGTCTTCGGGCGGTGATCCGGAAAAAATTCTTATCGAGCTTAGCAATAAGTTAACCAACAAGTTGATTCACGCTCCCACGCGTGCGCTGCAAAGTGCAGCAGAGCAGGGTGAACCCGCCAAATTAACTGTTATACGTCAGAGTCTCGGACTCGAAGACTCCTAA
- the lolB gene encoding lipoprotein insertase outer membrane protein LolB, with translation MTILLISPITQFVRALRSSSALFVASVALLLSACTTLPETTNQPVDWVSHQNQLESLHEYALTGKMAYISESKRQSLNFYWKKTHNSEELRLTTLLGQTALLLNIDENGATVVTHEGDTYQHVSGNILIKRLTGLSIPIDQLSEWIKGLPIDADYYQLNEENTLSGLTKQIDGQAWELNFNKYTQQNEFVLPSSLTLVQDKTKLKIAVSKWIVSQ, from the coding sequence TTGACTATTCTACTCATTTCACCTATCACCCAATTTGTTCGTGCCTTGAGAAGCTCTTCTGCACTGTTTGTCGCTTCAGTAGCACTTTTACTTTCTGCTTGTACCACCCTTCCAGAGACGACCAATCAACCTGTCGACTGGGTTTCACATCAAAATCAGCTAGAATCACTCCATGAATATGCCCTGACAGGGAAAATGGCTTACATCAGTGAAAGTAAGCGCCAGAGCCTGAATTTCTATTGGAAAAAAACTCATAACTCAGAAGAACTTCGTCTAACTACCTTGCTTGGTCAGACCGCGTTATTGCTTAACATTGATGAAAATGGAGCAACCGTCGTCACCCATGAAGGGGACACGTATCAGCACGTTAGTGGCAATATTCTGATTAAGCGTCTTACCGGTCTCAGTATCCCGATTGATCAGTTAAGTGAATGGATAAAAGGTTTACCTATCGATGCTGACTACTACCAACTTAACGAAGAGAATACGTTAAGTGGCTTAACAAAGCAGATAGATGGTCAAGCTTGGGAATTAAACTTTAATAAATACACCCAACAAAATGAATTCGTATTACCGTCGAGCCTGACGTTAGTACAGGACAAAACAAAGTTAAAAATTGCCGTTTCAAAATGGATAGTCTCTCAATGA
- the ispE gene encoding 4-(cytidine 5'-diphospho)-2-C-methyl-D-erythritol kinase yields the protein MDSLSMIPTHTTWPSPAKLNLFLYITGQRANGYHELQTLFQFIDYGDELGIKANTTGNVTLSPEITGVALEDNLIWKAAHALQQKTGCRLGAHIELKKILPMGGGIGGGSSNAATTLVALNYLWQTKLSDNELAEIGLALGADVPVFVRGHAAFAEGVGEEIYPAEPEEKVYLVVRPNVSIATADIFSHSQLTRNTPKRDLATLLDTEYENDCEKIVRILYPEVDKQLSWLLQYAPSRLTGTGSCIFGEFSNKSEANSVLSQLSDDVHAFVAAGVNLSPLKERLAEYESADSQSI from the coding sequence ATGGATAGTCTCTCAATGATTCCAACCCATACCACTTGGCCTTCGCCAGCAAAACTCAACCTATTTTTGTACATAACGGGTCAAAGAGCTAATGGTTACCACGAGCTCCAAACACTATTCCAGTTCATCGATTACGGCGATGAGTTGGGTATAAAAGCCAATACAACCGGTAACGTGACGCTGTCGCCAGAAATCACAGGGGTTGCCCTAGAAGATAACTTAATTTGGAAAGCCGCCCATGCACTGCAACAAAAAACCGGATGCCGATTAGGTGCGCACATTGAGTTAAAAAAGATTCTTCCAATGGGTGGGGGAATAGGCGGTGGCTCTTCAAACGCCGCGACAACGTTGGTTGCGTTGAATTATTTGTGGCAAACCAAGCTGTCCGACAATGAGCTGGCGGAAATAGGCTTGGCTTTGGGTGCCGATGTACCTGTTTTTGTTCGAGGTCACGCCGCGTTTGCAGAAGGCGTTGGTGAAGAAATTTACCCAGCAGAGCCAGAAGAAAAAGTCTATCTCGTTGTTCGCCCTAATGTCAGCATCGCGACAGCCGACATTTTTTCTCATTCTCAATTGACAAGAAACACACCAAAACGAGATCTGGCAACACTTCTTGACACTGAGTACGAAAACGATTGCGAAAAAATCGTCCGAATACTCTATCCTGAGGTTGATAAGCAACTTTCATGGCTGCTACAATACGCGCCGTCAAGATTGACGGGTACTGGATCTTGCATTTTTGGCGAATTTTCGAACAAAAGTGAAGCAAATTCAGTGCTCTCTCAGCTTTCAGATGATGTACATGCATTTGTAGCTGCAGGCGTAAATCTTTCGCCTCTAAAAGAAAGATTGGCCGAGTACGAATCGGCCGACTCACAATCTATCTAA
- a CDS encoding ribose-phosphate pyrophosphokinase produces the protein MPDMKLFAGNATPELAQRIADRLYISLGDATVSRFSDGEVAVQINENVRGSDVFIIQSTCAPTNDNLMELVVMIDAMRRASAGRITAVIPYFGYARQDRRVRSARVPITAKVVADFLSNVGVDRVLTIDLHAEQIQGFFDVPVDNIFGTPVLLEDMRARGLEDPVVVSPDLGGVVRARATAKALDDTDIAIVDKRRPRANVSEVMNLIGDVEGRDCVIVDDMIDTGGTLCKAAEALKQRGAKRVFAYATHAVFSGNAAENIANSVLDQVIITDSIELPQEMAATGKVTQLTLSSMLAEAIRRISNEESISAMFN, from the coding sequence GTGCCTGATATGAAGCTATTTGCTGGTAACGCTACACCTGAACTAGCCCAACGTATTGCTGATCGTCTATACATCTCCCTAGGTGACGCTACTGTTTCCCGTTTCTCTGACGGCGAAGTCGCTGTTCAAATCAACGAGAACGTGCGTGGTAGTGATGTATTCATCATCCAATCTACTTGTGCACCAACCAACGACAACCTAATGGAGTTGGTGGTAATGATTGATGCAATGCGCCGTGCTTCAGCTGGCCGTATTACAGCAGTAATCCCTTACTTCGGATACGCTCGTCAAGATCGCCGTGTACGTTCAGCTCGTGTGCCAATCACTGCTAAAGTGGTTGCCGATTTCCTTTCTAACGTTGGTGTTGACCGCGTTCTTACTATCGACCTTCACGCAGAACAAATTCAGGGCTTCTTCGATGTTCCTGTAGATAATATCTTCGGTACTCCAGTACTACTTGAAGATATGCGTGCTCGTGGTCTTGAAGATCCGGTTGTTGTATCTCCTGACCTTGGCGGTGTTGTACGTGCTCGTGCGACCGCAAAGGCTCTCGACGATACTGATATCGCTATCGTAGACAAGCGTCGCCCACGTGCTAACGTTTCAGAAGTGATGAACCTTATTGGTGATGTTGAAGGTCGCGATTGCGTGATCGTTGATGACATGATCGATACAGGTGGCACACTTTGTAAAGCGGCAGAAGCACTAAAACAACGTGGCGCAAAGCGTGTATTCGCTTACGCAACTCACGCTGTGTTCTCTGGTAACGCTGCTGAAAACATTGCTAACTCGGTACTTGACCAAGTCATTATTACTGACTCAATCGAACTACCTCAAGAGATGGCAGCAACAGGCAAAGTAACTCAGCTTACTCTGTCTAGCATGTTGGCTGAAGCGATTCGTCGTATCAGCAATGAAGAGTCTATCTCTGCAATGTTCAACTAA
- the pth gene encoding aminoacyl-tRNA hydrolase, with the protein MSQTIKLLVGLANPGPEYARTRHNAGAWAVEELARVHNVTLKNEAKFFGLTGRIMVDGQDLRLLIPTTYMNLSGKAVAALAKFYQITPEEIMVAHDELDMPPGIAKFKKGGGHGGHNGLKDIISKQGNNKDFYRLRIGIGHPGHKDKVAGYVLGKAPAKEQECIEAAVDESVRSLDILLKDGLTKAQNRLHTFKAE; encoded by the coding sequence TTGAGTCAGACCATTAAACTTCTGGTTGGATTGGCAAATCCCGGACCGGAATACGCAAGAACCCGCCACAATGCTGGGGCTTGGGCAGTTGAAGAATTAGCGAGGGTTCATAATGTAACCTTAAAAAATGAAGCTAAATTTTTCGGGTTAACGGGTCGTATCATGGTCGATGGTCAGGATTTGCGTTTACTGATTCCAACCACCTATATGAACCTGTCTGGCAAGGCGGTCGCAGCACTTGCAAAGTTCTATCAGATTACCCCAGAAGAAATAATGGTGGCACATGATGAACTCGACATGCCTCCTGGTATAGCCAAATTTAAAAAAGGCGGTGGTCATGGTGGGCATAACGGTCTAAAAGACATCATCAGTAAACAAGGCAATAACAAAGATTTCTATCGCCTTAGGATTGGCATTGGTCATCCTGGGCATAAAGACAAAGTGGCGGGCTATGTATTGGGCAAAGCACCAGCCAAAGAGCAAGAATGCATTGAAGCTGCAGTAGATGAATCTGTACGCAGCCTCGACATCTTGTTAAAAGACGGACTTACGAAAGCGCAAAACCGCTTACACACGTTCAAAGCTGAATAA